In the Pogona vitticeps strain Pit_001003342236 chromosome 2, PviZW2.1, whole genome shotgun sequence genome, ggcaccttaaaagctaaCAAATATATTCTGGCACCGGTTCTAAGGTTCTACAGCCCACTTCATCTGATTCATGAAGCATTATTTTGAATATTATATGTATGGTATACATATAACATTCAAAATGATGACTGAGGGGGTGAGTATATAGACACTGAGATCAGAGTGaaatcaaatgcaaaaaaaaaaaaaaaaggatagtgGGGTGTATTGTCCATTAAATTACCAATAGCCCTGGCTTATCACCAccattgtttcttatcagacaGACATCCTGGCACTACATAAGCCCATTAACAAAACATATAAGATAAGAAATCATCATCCTGATTTAAGCTTCTGATGACAGAATGGAACCTTTTACAGGCTGATGAAATCCCTTACAattttattttaggttttttttttaagtaaatcagctattaaaatattattttagttactgcactccttaaCTTAAGGTTATGAGATTGTATTTGGAGGGTTTCACCGGGTTGGATCCGTTGCTTCTTAGTTGATTTGAAAGATCATGATAGAAATGAATGGCTGCTTAACACAACTAtcgcatatcaggcaaaaagaatttaaaaaaaaaagacaagaacatgTTTTGCCTGAGATGCTTGCACAGAATAACACGGCTGCCTCTACCACCCCTAACTATCGCAGAAGGCATACGGTTTCCACTTGAAGTTTGTATATAACttcgaaaggggggggggggcgccatcATTACTGGAGTTTGGTGGAGAATTCGCAGGCTGTATCCATTTAGTGCGGGGTCCGAAATTAGGGAACGCCACTGACTGGAAACGTACAGTAGGAGTAGTTGCAGCAATTCCCTCTCCCCGCTTACCGAGAAGTTCTATTTTatcgatgtaagccgccccgagtagacattgtctagagggccggggtaaaaatcaaatcaaatcaaatcaaatcaaatcaaatcaatcaatcaatcaatcaatcaatcaatcaatcaatcgggAAGAGGGGATTTAACTCCAAACAGTAGGGGGCAGCAGTGAGGATAGAGGTAACGCGGACGCTTAAACCTCTCTAACGAGGATCAGTAAACAAAAACGAATCCGAACCGTGTACGTGAGTACACGTTGCGCTAGCAACTTTCCGtccgtcgttgttgttgttgttgtttgctgctgttgttgtcctACACGGCGCGCCGTTTCATCCCCGCTGGCTGGTGCTGGAAGGAGCCTCGAAGGGGCGCGGCAGAAGGGGCGCTTGCCTCACTCGGCTTCCTGCAGGCGGGGCGGGCTCTGCGCTCCGGGCCGCGCGATGACGcgcgcgctcgctcgctctctcggGTTGGGAGTGTCTGGCGGGCGCCCTGCCAGGTGACGTCTTCCCTGAAGAGCAGTCACGTGATCAACCCCCCATTCATAAAAAAAAAAGTCGCCGAAGCGGAGGGCTGAGAGACTATATAAGAGCAGGTTGCGCCGCTCCGCCGGCAAGTaaacggcggcagcagcagcgaagCAACACGAAGCGCAATCACGAGACTGCCAACGTTGGACGAGAAGGCGACCAAAGTCCACGCAAACAGCTGCCGCTCCCGCCCGCCACCCTCTTGGGGCACAGAAACGGGGAATAAGCAACAAAGAGACCTTTTTGGCACAAAGACGACGGGCGGGAGACAGGACGCGGAGAGGGGCGCCCGAGTTTTGCAAAGCGCCCAAGCCAAGACGAGCTTCCCGCCGAGAGCCGTCCACAAAGCGGAGCCCGCAGAAGGCGGACAGCCAGGCGAGGTGCCGGTGACCTTGGGCCTGCCCGGAGCGATGGTCAACATGCAGGTGTGCGCCCTGGACTGCGAGGCGCTGCGCCAGCTGCTGACGGACGGCGCCTTGCCCTGCCTGGTGCTGGACTGCCgctccttcttctccttcaacTCCTCGCACATCGGCGGCGCCTGCAACGTCCGCCTGAGCACCATCGTCCGGCGGAGGGCCAAGGGGGCCATGGGCTTGGAGCACATCCTGCCCAACGAGGAGGTGCGCGCCCGCCTCCACCAGGGCAGGTACCAAGCCGTGGTGCTGCTGGACGAGCGCAGCCCGGACCTCGAGGCGCCCAAGCGGGACAGCACCCTCCTGCTGGCTCTCAACACCCTCTGCCGGGAAGCCCGCGACACCCGCATCTGCTTCCTCAAGGGTGAGTGTCAGCCCTGGGGAGCCCGGTGCCGCCCGTGGCCCCCTCaaccctcctttcctccccccggGGGGGGGTTAGATTTAGCTCTTCAGACAAAAAGCCCCTCAGAGGTcttggaaaaaagggggaaggagaaagagcaaaAAACCAGGGGCACAGATTTAACCCCCTGGGCCGTTTTCGGGGCTTGAAGGATTACTGCTGATCTGAATTTCACCAAGGAAAGGGGCGAGCTGGTAATCTGTGGGGCTGGTGATCTGGGGACCTTAGGGAGTTTCCCCCATCCGCCATTCCAGCTGTCTTTGGAAACAGGCCTCCCCCAACCCcgctttttgtttctctttaaaatattaactattccacttctttttttccaggaggATATGATGCCTTCTCTTCCATCTATCCTGAGCTGTGCACAAAGCCCTCTGCTCCAAAGGGCCTGACTCTGCCACTCAGCACCAACAACATGCCTGGCAGTGCAGATTCAAGCTGCAGCTCCTGTGGGACTCCTCTCTATGATCAGGTCAGTTGAAAAACATCCAGAAgcttaaaaaatatttattccctACCTAGCTGGCTAATCTTCAAACTGGGCATCTGAAATGGccgcggtggcggggggggggggaggcagatgTATATAAAATGTTGAACAGCCACGCTGTTTTAAGAATGTTTTGGTGTAGTAGACAGGAGTCCTATGGAGGCTGTGGGGGAAGGAAGCTATTTTTGCAGGGGGATTAACAGATCGTGTTCCTCTCTCCTCTATTTTAGGGTGGTCCGGTGGAAATCCTGCCTTTCCTGTATCTAGGCAGTGCCTATCATGCTTCCAGGAAAGATATGCTGGATGCTTTGGGGATCACGGCCTTGATCAACGTTTCTGCCAACTGCCCAAACCATTTTGAAGGGCACTACCAGTACAAAAGCATCCCTGTGGAGGACAACCACAAAGCTGACATCAGCTGCTGGTTTAACGAAGCCATCGATTTCATAGGTAAACGAGTTTTCTCTGTGCAGGATACTAGGTGAAGTCATGAGTTGCCAGTATCATCAGAAGCCAGCACCTCCAGCTAGCGATTTCCTTAGTGATTAAAAGAGCACAGTCTGACATAAATCTATACCTGGAACGACGCTTCTGCTCCCTTGCAAGGACAAGGCTCATGAAATGCCAGGAATAatcaaagctttttaaaaagaaagagttcTTGAATATGATAGCCAGGTTGTTGCAAACATCTGTCTAGATATCTGAGCCAGTCTCCCACTGGCAGTGTTTTCTAAAAGGATTTGTATCCTGAAAGCAAATCCTGGCTTTCCCCAGCAAGAATCGCTGGCTAATGAGAGCAGGTTATTACACACTTTCAGATTGAAATGGAGTATCCAAAGCTGACTTTCAGCCTTCCTTTGAACGGTAATCTTCCTTGCAAGCCAGGTGACAGGGCTGCTTTTTGGGTAGTGAAGAGAATTTGCCCCTTGAGTGCAGGGAGTGAAAAAGTATGTTCTGGGAAACCTTGCAAAGAAGGGTTGGCTAATCTTGATATTCTGCTCATTATTTCAGACTCTGTGAAAAATGACGGTGGGCGAGTGTTTGTTCACTGCCAGGCTGGCATCTCCCGCTCTGCAACTATCTGCCTTGCTTACCTTATGAGGACCAATCGAGTCAAACTGGATGAAGCTTTTGAGTTTGTAAAGCAAAGGAGAAGCATCATCTCTCCCAACTTCAGTTTCATGGGGCAGTTGCTGCAGTTCGAGTCCCAGGTCCTTGCTCCAAATTGCTCGGCAGAGGCTGGAAGCCCAGCCATGTCTGCCTTGGACAGAGGAACTTCTACTACGACAGTCTTCAACTTCCCAGTCTCCATCCCCGTCCACCCTTCTTCCAGTGCATTAAGCTACCTTCAGAGCCCCATCACCACCTCTCCGAGCTGCTGAAAGGTGTGTGCAAGCTGGCTCTCTGCACAAAGACCATCTTGCTGTTACCTGAAATGTGCAATAACTTTGGGGGCGGGTCTATGAGCTTGTGTGAGTCTCCTCTCACTGTATCTACAGAGCAATACAGAATTACCAGCACGGATCAGCATCTCTGTCTCCAGAAAGCAAGGTTCTTTCTGCTAAATGATCTTGCTGTGAGATGTATTCCCCACCCTGCCCTCACCCACCCCCTCTGGACCAATGTTTGGATTGCCTACAAAGGAGACAAAGCACACAGGACCTTGCTTTCTACTCCTGAAATATTCGTGATATGATTTTCTGTCTGTCAGTCTTCTGGTAGCAAATCTGGCAGTATTCTTAGTGCCTGGGTGAACTAGGCTCCAGTAACACTGTCCCCTTGTACAAGGAAGtcctggtatttatttattttttaagtgttgtAATTGCATTGTGTGTTTTGCCTTTTGAAGTCTgaagtttcatctttttttttttttaagaaaccaaTATACCtcagtattttacttttttgggtacTGTAAACCTGTAAATACAACTTAAGACTGTTTCTGAAGCACTGACATTGAAAGCACAAAGGAGTGTTTGTGTCTTTTGGTTGCCACCGGTTGTTatgtttgcagattttatttatgaTGTGAAATAATATATTTCTTCTTATGAAAGAAGACATTGGTTTTGTTATGATTATGCCTTTTTTATACCAGCCAAATAAATTATGACATTTCTATTGAAGAAAAATATTCATTATTTAAAGATTCACTGCGGATGTGCTGAAAACAGCAAGCTACTATAGGAATGGCAGATTGCAGAAGCAGGAATCTGCATGTTAGCTAACAGGTTGCTCACAGCTATCCATGTCTTTTGGGCTGCTAGGAGTCTGGGTACCTACATAGCCCCCAATAGAAAGCCATGTGCCACAATTCAGTGAGGAGCAGAAATAATATCCTCTCCCCACCCTGCATGCTGCATATGACttaagaaagtgaggaggagaacACATACCCAGTATGCTGAGTGGCATTCAAAGCACATGATCAGTGCTGTCACTTGtagcatctgtgtgtgtgtgagagagacagagattgagagagagggaTATATAACTGCCAAGCACCAATACTGCTTACCACTAGGAGTGGTAAGTAGTTCAGCTAGTACATTGGGAAATGATTCCATTTCAGCTAATACACTGGGAAATGATGAAAGTTATTGAGAGCGAAAGAAAGCTGCTTTGAGTGTAGCACTGGGTATTCAGTTTTTTGCTGCTTCAGGACAGTTCTAGAGTAAGGTTCCAACACATTGTACAAAAGCATACCAATGAGACTTGCAGCCCAATAACAGCTGGATGTCTATGAATTGTCGTCTTCTGCTGTACATGAGAAAAGAGGATCCAGTTCCCATTGGCTCACCCACTACGGATCTGAAATGTGTACGTTGGCAATTGGGTGCTTTCTTGGTCACTGGAGAGAAGTAACAATGGCTTTGGGCCATCAAGCAAAACTCTAAGGATCTATGGCTCCTTCTTTCAACAAGTCCTATTTAAGGTAGGGGTGTGCTGAGCTGTGCAGTAGGACTTCATTTCCTCTTCTCAAAATGAGGCTGTAGTTCTAATGAACTGAGCAGGAAGAGTTGACAGAGACCTGCATGAATGCTGGGCCATAGAAACACATGAGGTCAGATGTGCTGCTGTGTGAGGACCTTATCAGGAGCCCTGCCCAATGCTTCCTCCCTGCTTCCATTTGCCCCTGCAAACAGTCACAGTGCTGTGTAATTCTGGGTTAGGGCACAGGAAGCATCAGAGGGGGAGCTGGCTTGGCTCATCATAATCTCCCATCCACATGAGGCAAGTCAATATTGCTGCTCCCATTTCACAGATAATATGGTAAGTGACTGATTTGTCTAAAAGTCCCTGAAGTTTTATTGCTGAAAGTAATGTGCCCTCcaataatttttaatattaaaaataagtcaTTGAACCAATTTAGCATATACAGGATAATATAATGTGGACTCATTGTGGGGTCTACTTGATGCCATTGGAGAGAAGCACTTATAAATCAGAAGAATTCTGTATGCTTATTGGCACAGCATTGTAGACAATGTAGCTTTAGTTGGAATGACCTTTTGCATCTTTATCATGGGTCCAGATACCCTTGTCTTCTGGCTATTTTAGTCTCCTTGACCACTCTCCTTTTCTGGAGCTACAGTAGTTTTGTCAAGATCAGACAGCCGGAATGTAGCTACTCTGGGACCCAGTCTCACCCAATTTGAAAGTTGAGGTGAGCACCCTTGTCATGGGAAAAACGGGTGCTGCAGATTATCCACCCATATCCTCTGGCAACATTTGTTACATGAGACACGCCTTTTTCATTCCTATTTGGGGTAATAAATCCTGTAAGCTATaacaaaaagaacacaaaatgtttaagttgctgtttttcactttaggacttcaaaatcttttttcccccttcccccttgcAAGCCATTTCAGACATGCTTGCACAGGTGCAGCTGGGAGATGTATACATGGCAGTGACTTCATATGGAAGCCGCTAGTCATGAAATCAAGGTGAAGAATCTCATTTGCACAGGAcaaaaaacattaataaaagcTGATGCCTGACAGTACTACAAGAAAATGTGGGAGGGTAGAGCAGAGCAAAATAATATTCCCTAACATTTACTATGTATGTGAGCATTTGGACATCATATATCCATGTTAACTTTCCTTTTCCCATGTCGAGACTTGGTAATGTGGTCAATTTAGCTTGCAAAGCCTTGGGCTCAAATCCCCATGTAACCTTAGAGGAGGCAGGCTTAACAATAATACTTGAAGAAGTGCAGGATAGAAAATCTGAAGAAGGGAGAGTAGACATATGACAGTGCTGGACattggagcctcatggtgcagtggttaaactgcagtaccgcaGTGAAGACCcttctcacaacctgagttcaatcccaggatCAGGTAGCtacttccatccttttgaggctGGTAAATTTTGTACCTAGCTTACTGAGGGCAGCTGCAATATGTATCCTGTATAATTAAGttataaactacccagagagagctttaagtactATGAGGCAGTTTATAAGCAGCACTGTTTGAGAACTAGAATTACTATAGACCAGTGGTACCCAAACCTGAgttctcagatgtttttggactataactcccagaaatcctggtcagtacagctactggtgaagacatctgggaattttagttgaagaacatctgaggaaccagggttgggaatcagtggtatagaccagtggttcttaaccttgggttactcaggagttttggactgcaactcccagaagccttcaccaccaactgtgctggctggggtttctgggagttgcagttcaaaaacatctgagtaacaaaggttaagaaccactggtatagactaTGGCCACCAAAATATATCGTAAAAATACAGCTGAATGATAGAACATCTGTCTTACAACAATTGTATTGATCAACACTTGGTTTCTGAGCTCAAATGAACATTTTAATATCCGGGTCTATGAGCTTTAAAGGTTGCCTTCATCTGAACGTGCCTTGCCTCTAAGACCAGCATTCAAGGTCCTATTGTCTGATCCACATTAGCAAGGATCCAA is a window encoding:
- the DUSP1 gene encoding dual specificity protein phosphatase 1; amino-acid sequence: MVNMQVCALDCEALRQLLTDGALPCLVLDCRSFFSFNSSHIGGACNVRLSTIVRRRAKGAMGLEHILPNEEVRARLHQGRYQAVVLLDERSPDLEAPKRDSTLLLALNTLCREARDTRICFLKGGYDAFSSIYPELCTKPSAPKGLTLPLSTNNMPGSADSSCSSCGTPLYDQGGPVEILPFLYLGSAYHASRKDMLDALGITALINVSANCPNHFEGHYQYKSIPVEDNHKADISCWFNEAIDFIDSVKNDGGRVFVHCQAGISRSATICLAYLMRTNRVKLDEAFEFVKQRRSIISPNFSFMGQLLQFESQVLAPNCSAEAGSPAMSALDRGTSTTTVFNFPVSIPVHPSSSALSYLQSPITTSPSC